From a single Gracilimonas sp. genomic region:
- a CDS encoding PEGA domain-containing protein, with protein MYTQRFKLLFVPIFLSLLFGSTSFNDIHAQDETEEMSSLRIVGEAKRLPSEIIADRDDNRDINGNLTAGLRIISDLTGLTFRSNNGIHKVQQLPGYNLLYLSTNERVVSIYKDGYPPFQLVLNDEGISLEAGQVWEIQVTGDQKSTLEPVQFNISPENSTLFIDGEEYQVDGTVFDTELTTGDHFLQIRKDRHEFIDDSISVSADRVNTFRYTLDQINPVTVLINSTPAGASIYLNDEPGARGVTPLRVNIYPGNLKIRLTYPGYSNVEDELEFTGANRELSYNLQRYIGYLTVNTTPEDATILIDDQPQSNRENIELVPGAHILEVRSSGFDPVRRTVDITQGDSLVENVTLGQITGNLFVIAQQENAEFTLRKDGQVEQEWVGSKTFRDLPVGNYELTAELLNFDTQTRNFELQRNDDREISIDLTQIQGRGSLTINSVFPDAEVQLKGPGYSRSFDKTPVQLPSLRFGKYQISIEKDGFNDVNKEIQVNSLSQEVTFVDEFQPRSKGRAILRSVIPGAAFPGVGHGYLGKGGRGFLYFLAGGGAIAYSIKSYLDYNNSYKKYETALELYNNASSGADFEQLRTDYRGHYATANDALDQLKVGITAYFAVKGVEIVDLLLQKSNKKKLENAKIEFNAKNNGLSMRVNF; from the coding sequence GTGTATACACAAAGATTCAAACTGTTATTCGTTCCCATTTTTCTATCCCTGTTATTTGGGTCTACCTCATTCAACGACATACATGCCCAGGATGAGACGGAAGAAATGTCTTCACTGAGAATAGTTGGTGAAGCCAAACGTCTGCCCAGCGAAATAATAGCTGACAGGGATGATAACCGGGATATAAACGGTAATCTAACAGCCGGACTTCGTATTATATCAGACCTTACAGGTTTGACTTTCCGCTCCAACAATGGAATCCATAAAGTACAGCAGCTTCCGGGATACAATCTTCTTTACCTGTCTACCAATGAGCGGGTAGTAAGTATCTATAAAGATGGCTACCCTCCTTTTCAGTTGGTTTTAAATGATGAAGGTATCAGTCTTGAGGCTGGCCAGGTTTGGGAGATACAGGTAACAGGCGATCAGAAATCTACACTGGAACCTGTTCAGTTTAATATTAGTCCCGAAAATAGCACGCTCTTTATTGATGGTGAAGAGTACCAGGTTGACGGAACCGTTTTCGATACTGAACTGACAACGGGTGACCACTTTCTTCAGATTCGAAAAGACCGGCATGAATTTATAGATGACTCCATTTCAGTTTCAGCTGATCGTGTTAACACCTTCAGATATACTCTCGATCAAATTAACCCGGTTACTGTATTAATCAACTCAACTCCAGCCGGTGCCTCCATTTATTTAAATGATGAGCCCGGAGCCCGGGGTGTAACTCCGCTTAGAGTTAACATCTATCCCGGAAATCTTAAGATTCGGCTTACTTATCCCGGTTATTCCAATGTAGAGGACGAACTCGAATTTACAGGTGCCAACAGGGAACTAAGCTATAATCTTCAGCGATACATTGGTTACCTCACCGTCAATACTACCCCGGAGGATGCCACCATCCTGATTGATGATCAGCCTCAAAGTAACCGGGAAAATATTGAGCTTGTTCCCGGTGCTCATATACTTGAAGTTCGTTCTTCCGGTTTCGATCCGGTGAGACGAACAGTGGATATTACTCAGGGTGATTCTCTTGTTGAAAATGTAACGCTGGGCCAAATTACAGGTAATCTGTTTGTGATAGCGCAACAAGAAAATGCGGAATTCACGCTTCGAAAAGATGGACAGGTAGAACAAGAATGGGTTGGCTCAAAAACATTCAGGGATCTGCCGGTTGGCAACTATGAGCTAACTGCTGAACTGCTGAATTTTGATACTCAAACCCGAAATTTTGAGCTGCAACGAAATGATGACAGAGAGATAAGCATAGATTTGACTCAGATACAAGGGCGTGGCAGTCTGACCATAAATAGTGTATTCCCTGACGCTGAAGTACAGCTTAAAGGTCCCGGATACTCCCGTTCTTTTGATAAAACACCCGTTCAGCTCCCCTCTCTCCGGTTTGGCAAGTATCAGATTTCTATTGAAAAAGATGGGTTTAATGATGTGAATAAAGAAATACAGGTCAACTCATTGAGTCAGGAGGTTACTTTTGTCGATGAATTTCAGCCCCGAAGTAAAGGAAGGGCGATATTGCGTTCTGTAATTCCCGGGGCAGCATTCCCCGGAGTGGGTCATGGCTATCTTGGAAAAGGTGGGCGTGGCTTTCTGTATTTCCTGGCCGGAGGTGGTGCTATTGCCTACAGTATTAAGTCATATTTAGATTACAACAATTCTTATAAGAAATACGAAACTGCACTAGAGCTTTATAATAATGCCTCTTCAGGTGCTGACTTTGAGCAGCTTCGCACAGATTACCGCGGACATTACGCCACTGCCAATGATGCTTTGGATCAGCTAAAAGTAGGTATAACCGCCTATTTTGCCGTTAAAGGTGTTGAAATTGTTGATCTGTTGCTGCAAAAGTCAAACAAGAAGAAGCTGGAAAACGCAAAAATTGAATTTAATGCCAAGAACAACGGACTTAGCATGCGGGTAAATTTTTAA
- a CDS encoding LPP20 family lipoprotein, translating into MKSILLTLFAFTFMVSCGGEKAVTSQSSMPNWIMVPPADTEEYFYAPGQAESSRQGTALRMAQSNATTAMAQKLEVKVSALQKSFEEEVQSGPNANYAATFSSASEQLVNNTMNGVTRDRAECEQLNPEVTGGNVNQRCYVLVRMPVGQARSVLENALSKDEELYTKFKASKAFEELQNKLHELED; encoded by the coding sequence ATGAAATCTATTCTATTAACGTTATTCGCATTTACTTTTATGGTTTCTTGCGGGGGCGAAAAAGCTGTTACCAGTCAAAGTTCTATGCCGAACTGGATAATGGTTCCTCCGGCAGATACTGAAGAATACTTTTATGCACCGGGACAAGCTGAAAGCAGCCGTCAGGGAACTGCACTAAGAATGGCTCAGAGCAATGCTACCACAGCAATGGCTCAAAAGCTTGAAGTTAAAGTTTCTGCTCTGCAAAAATCTTTTGAAGAAGAAGTACAAAGCGGCCCAAATGCCAACTACGCAGCAACTTTCTCTAGTGCCAGTGAGCAGCTAGTGAACAACACTATGAATGGTGTTACCCGCGACCGTGCCGAGTGTGAGCAACTGAATCCTGAAGTTACCGGTGGTAACGTAAATCAGCGTTGCTACGTATTGGTACGCATGCCGGTAGGTCAGGCTCGTTCCGTACTTGAAAATGCACTTTCTAAAGATGAAGAACTGTATACCAAGTTCAAGGCTTCTAAAGCTTTTGAAGAACTGCAAAACAAACTTCATGAATTAGAAGACTAA